Proteins from one Coregonus clupeaformis isolate EN_2021a chromosome 29, ASM2061545v1, whole genome shotgun sequence genomic window:
- the LOC121545071 gene encoding saccharopine dehydrogenase-like oxidoreductase, producing the protein MAKVDTSSSRPYHIVIFGASGFTGQFVVEEVARTVSEGPNGSLTWAVAGRSRQKLDKVLEQAAGALGKPELRTAVDVIVADVGEPDSLAAMCKQAVIVLNCVGPYRFWGEPVVKACVENGAHCIDICGEPQFLESMQLNYDSQAADKGVYIVGACGFDSIPADMGVLYTRDQFKGTLTAIESFLTASTGPEGGSINDGTWKSAIYGFADSGKLRSLRKKFGHKPLPVVGSKIKRRSALFYSNEVQQYAVPFMGADPSVVKRSQRFLLEEHQETPVQYGAYAGVGGVANIVKMLFAGMMFWFLVKFSFGQDLLIKYPEFFSFGFFSKDGPTRKQMEGSSFKFAFYGEGYTEGQDPSQGRPNAKIRTLVQGPEAGYVATPIAMVQAAITILNEPKALPKKGGVYTPGATFAKTKLVERLNKHGIRFSVI; encoded by the exons ATGGCGAAGGTGGATACCTCCTCTAGCAGACCCTATCACATTGTTATTTTTGGGGCTTCGGGATTCACCGGGCAGTTCGTGGTTGAAGAGGTGGCCAGGACCGTATCGGAGGGGCCCAATGGGTCGCTGACATGGGCTGTGGCTGGGAGAAGCAGACAGAAACTGGATAAAGTTCTAGAGCAGGCCGCCGGAGCCCTCG GTAAGCCGGAGCTGAGGACTGCGGTGGATGTCATCGTGGCTGATGTGGGAGAGCCTGACTCGCTGGCTGCCATGTGCAAACAGGCTGTCATTGTTCTCAACTGTGTGGGGCCA tacagGTTCTGGGGCGAGCCTGTGGTAAAGGCATGCGTGGAGAACGGAGCACACTGCATTGACATCTGTGGAGAACCCCAG ttcctAGAGAGTATGCAGTTGAACTACGACAGTCAGGCAGCTGATAAAGGAGTGTACATTGTTGGGGCTTGTGGCTTCGACTCCATACCTGCAGACATGGGAGTCCTCTACACCAGGGACCAGTTcaaag GGACACTCACAGCTATCGAGAGCTTCCTGACAGCCAGCACAGGACCTGAG gGTGGTTCTATCAATGATGGTACATGGAAGTCGGCCATCTATGGTTTTGCTGACAGCGGGAAGCTGAGGAGCCTCAGGAAGAAGTTTGGACACAAACCTCTCCCTGTGGTGGGCTCAAAGATCAAACGCAG GAGTGCCCTGTTCTACAGTAATGAGGTGCAGCAGTATGCAGTTCCGTTTATGGGAGCCGACCCCTCGGTGGTGAAGAGATCTCAACGCTTTCTACTGGAGGAACACCAGGAAACACCT GTTCAGTATGGTGCGTATGCAGGAGTAGGAGGTGTGGCCAACATTGTCAAGATGCTATTCGCTGGGATGATGTTCTGGTTCCTGGTCAAATTCAGCTTTGGACAAGACCTGCTGATTAAG TATCCAGAGTTTTTCTCCTTTGGTTTCTTCTCCAAGGATGGACCAACAAGAAAGCAG ATGGAGGGTTCATCCTTCAAGTTTGCATTCTACGGAGAAGGCTACACTGAGGGACAGGACCCCAGCCAGGGACGACCTAATGCCAAGATCCGCACACTAGTCCAAGGACCAG AGGCGGGCTACGTGGCCACGCCCATCGCCATGGTACAGGCAGCTATCACCATCCTGAACGAACCCAAAGCCCTCCCCAAGAA gggAGGTGTGTACACCCCAGGAGCAACCTTTGCCAAAACTAAGCTGGTGGAGCGCCTCAACAAACATGGCATCCGGTTCTCTGTCATCTAA